One genomic region from Anabaena sp. PCC 7108 encodes:
- the prmC gene encoding peptide chain release factor N(5)-glutamine methyltransferase, whose amino-acid sequence MSKQQPVTGLEIWHWRNQAIQDAIAHDISPIEVDWLLQEIAGLDRLSLRLESFKICSQIQTQLSLTELDQLWQRRLYDRLPVQYIAGVTPWRRFKLAVSNAVLIPRPETEILIDLALSAANQCRDLPWNASTQQHWADLGTGSGAIALGLAEVLTNTRIHAVDISGEALAVAKTNAENLGFGERIKFYQGSWWEPLEFLKGQLSGMVSNPPYIPSDTVQNLQPEVVKHEPHLALDGGVDGLDFIRHLIDISPQYLRPGGVWLIEMMAGQADIVRELLENNGNYCNISIHADLAGIERFAVAYINA is encoded by the coding sequence ATGAGTAAGCAACAGCCAGTTACGGGTTTAGAAATTTGGCATTGGCGAAATCAAGCTATTCAAGACGCGATCGCTCATGACATTTCACCCATAGAAGTAGACTGGCTGTTACAGGAAATAGCAGGACTAGACCGTTTATCACTGCGTTTGGAGTCTTTTAAAATATGTAGTCAGATCCAAACGCAGTTGTCTTTGACAGAGTTAGACCAGTTATGGCAAAGGCGATTATATGACCGCTTGCCAGTACAATATATTGCTGGGGTGACACCTTGGCGCAGGTTTAAACTCGCTGTGTCAAATGCTGTTTTAATTCCTAGACCAGAAACAGAAATATTGATTGATTTGGCTTTGTCCGCTGCTAACCAATGTAGAGACTTGCCATGGAACGCATCTACACAGCAACATTGGGCTGATTTAGGGACGGGTAGTGGTGCGATCGCACTGGGACTAGCTGAAGTATTGACAAATACCAGAATTCATGCTGTTGATATTAGTGGAGAAGCTTTAGCGGTTGCTAAAACCAATGCGGAAAATTTAGGTTTTGGGGAACGGATTAAATTTTATCAAGGTTCTTGGTGGGAACCGTTAGAATTCCTGAAAGGTCAGTTGAGCGGAATGGTATCAAATCCGCCTTATATTCCTAGTGATACAGTACAGAATTTACAACCGGAAGTTGTTAAACATGAACCACATCTGGCTTTAGATGGTGGTGTTGATGGTTTAGATTTTATTCGTCATTTAATTGATATTTCTCCTCAGTATTTGCGTCCTGGTGGAGTGTGGTTAATTGAAATGATGGCGGGACAAGCAGATATAGTGCGAGAATTATTAGAAAATAATGGTAATTATTGTAATATTTCTATTCATGCTGATTTAGCGGGAATTGAACGCTTTGCTGTGGCTTATATAAATGCCTGA
- a CDS encoding GNAT family N-acetyltransferase — MGFWKTWFSASESVATNKTTAFEDNTGENRGNSSAGNDNIVFSTERDIDLYELEELCDAVGWSRRPLRKVKKAIEHSFLVASMWQVRGNQKRLIGFARATSDHAFNATIWDVVVHPDFQGQGLGKTLMKYVLKKLRSEEISNVTLFADPHVVDFYRTMGFMPDPEGIKGMFWYPH, encoded by the coding sequence ATGGGTTTTTGGAAAACTTGGTTTAGTGCTTCTGAATCTGTAGCGACAAATAAAACAACTGCTTTTGAAGACAATACAGGAGAAAATAGAGGCAACTCTAGCGCCGGTAACGACAACATTGTTTTCAGCACCGAGCGAGATATTGACCTGTATGAACTAGAAGAACTTTGTGATGCAGTTGGTTGGTCGCGTCGTCCTCTGAGAAAAGTAAAAAAAGCCATTGAGCATAGTTTCCTTGTCGCGTCCATGTGGCAAGTACGAGGAAATCAAAAAAGGTTGATTGGTTTTGCTCGTGCTACCTCAGATCATGCTTTTAATGCCACTATCTGGGATGTGGTAGTTCACCCAGACTTCCAAGGTCAAGGTCTGGGAAAAACATTGATGAAATATGTCCTCAAAAAGTTGAGGAGTGAAGAAATTAGCAATGTGACTCTCTTCGCTGACCCCCATGTGGTAGATTTTTACCGGACTATGGGGTTTATGCCTGACCCAGAAGGCATTAAAGGGATGTTTTGGTATCCTCACTAA
- a CDS encoding Tic22 family protein, whose translation MKSLVRWGATLGLVGSTLLVTVFGMSVPVLALSEQQIKDKLDSVPVYLITNDKGLPLSRNLPDGQNGQKGGSVTGVYMSRQEALAFIKELRNVKNKDPKLEDMAKKLQVTAVPLGVIYQQLQQTKSQPNRLMFAFKPVEQELKGALDLLRASGQKIDQFKSVPVFAVRFAADKGYVPIQLGSEKQQTIPLFLSKQDAQGLLNQVKPKFPTADIQVIDVDGVIKTLKDKNDSWLNQVVLVPSPESREYIRTLPKENAPKPKSLPSK comes from the coding sequence ATGAAATCATTGGTTCGTTGGGGCGCAACATTAGGTCTAGTAGGAAGTACATTGCTGGTAACTGTCTTCGGTATGAGTGTTCCCGTACTAGCATTATCAGAACAACAAATCAAAGATAAATTAGACTCAGTACCTGTTTACTTGATTACTAATGATAAAGGTTTACCCCTAAGTCGTAATTTACCCGATGGTCAGAATGGGCAAAAAGGCGGTTCAGTAACGGGTGTATATATGAGCCGACAAGAAGCTTTGGCTTTTATCAAGGAACTGCGGAATGTCAAAAATAAAGACCCAAAACTGGAGGATATGGCCAAAAAACTACAAGTAACTGCTGTGCCTTTAGGTGTAATTTATCAACAATTGCAACAAACCAAAAGCCAGCCCAATCGCCTTATGTTCGCTTTTAAGCCAGTAGAACAAGAACTGAAAGGGGCTTTGGACTTACTGCGTGCTAGTGGTCAAAAAATAGATCAATTTAAAAGCGTGCCAGTTTTCGCGGTCAGATTTGCAGCTGATAAAGGGTATGTACCCATTCAACTGGGTAGTGAAAAACAGCAAACCATTCCTCTATTCTTGAGTAAACAAGATGCACAAGGGTTATTGAACCAAGTAAAGCCGAAGTTTCCCACGGCTGATATTCAAGTTATAGATGTAGATGGAGTGATTAAAACTTTAAAAGATAAAAACGATTCATGGCTAAACCAAGTGGTCTTGGTTCCATCTCCAGAATCTAGAGAATATATCAGAACTCTACCCAAGGAAAATGCTCCTAAGCCAAAATCTTTACCTTCTAAATAA